In a genomic window of Salegentibacter salegens:
- the radC gene encoding RadC family protein: MGQENQIGFGIKSWAEDDRPREKLLQKGKISLSDAELIAILIGSGSRNESAVQLSKRILASTGNQLSDLGKLSVKKLCEFKGIGPAKAVSILAAMELGRRRRTEEALEKKKITSSASVFELMQPIIGELYHEEFWIIYLNNSNKVIEQLQLSKGGITGTLVDVRITLRKALEVGATSIILAHNHPSGTLKPSEADKQLTQKLKTAAQSLDIKVLDHLIVTEKSYFSFADEGVL, from the coding sequence ATGGGGCAGGAAAATCAAATTGGTTTTGGAATTAAATCCTGGGCAGAAGACGATCGGCCCAGGGAAAAACTGCTTCAAAAAGGGAAAATTAGTCTTAGCGACGCCGAGCTTATCGCAATATTAATAGGGTCGGGTAGTCGCAACGAATCAGCGGTTCAATTAAGCAAACGCATTCTAGCTTCCACGGGAAATCAACTTAGCGATCTCGGAAAACTTTCAGTTAAAAAACTTTGTGAATTTAAAGGCATAGGCCCTGCAAAAGCTGTAAGTATTTTGGCTGCGATGGAACTTGGCCGTCGCCGAAGAACAGAAGAAGCCTTAGAGAAGAAGAAAATCACTTCCAGCGCTTCGGTTTTTGAGCTTATGCAGCCTATAATTGGCGAACTTTATCACGAAGAATTCTGGATTATTTATCTTAATAATTCCAACAAAGTTATTGAGCAGTTACAACTCAGTAAAGGAGGAATTACCGGCACCCTGGTAGATGTGCGAATCACTCTTAGAAAAGCGCTTGAAGTTGGTGCCACGTCTATAATTTTGGCGCATAACCATCCTTCAGGAACTTTAAAGCCCAGTGAAGCCGATAAACAACTTACCCAAAAGCTTAAAACAGCGGCGCAAAGTTTAGATATTAAGGTGCTGGATCATCTTATTGTAACCGAAAAATCATACTTTAGCTTTGCAGACGAAGGCGTACTTTAA
- a CDS encoding replication-associated recombination protein A, whose protein sequence is MSKPLAERLRPQTLDDYLSQQHLIGPKGALRQQIKQGIIPSIIFWGPPGVGKTTLANIIASTSDRPFFTLSAISSGVKDVREVIEKAKKSDGLFTTKNPILFIDEIHRFSKSQQDSLLGAVEKGWVTLIGATTENPSFEVISALLSRCQVYILKPFSKEDLVALLERAMREDKIIASKNIKLKETEALLRLSGGDARKLLNIFELLVTSSQGNVEITNELVFNSVQQNTVLYDKAGEQHYDIISAFIKSIRGSDPNASVYWLARMIEGGEDVKFIARRLLILASEDIGNANPTALVIANNTFQAVTTIGFPEARIVLSQCVTYLATSPKSNAAYMAINQAQSAVKQTGNLSVPLSIRNAPTKLMKDIGYGKDYKYAHNHENNFVEAEFLPDELKSTKFYDPGNNPRENAQREFLKKRWKTKYNY, encoded by the coding sequence ATGAGCAAACCATTAGCAGAACGATTACGACCACAAACATTAGACGATTATTTAAGTCAGCAGCATCTTATTGGCCCAAAAGGAGCATTACGGCAGCAGATTAAGCAAGGGATTATCCCATCAATTATATTCTGGGGACCTCCTGGAGTAGGAAAAACCACTTTAGCCAATATCATCGCTTCTACTTCAGATCGGCCATTCTTTACGCTGAGTGCTATTAGCAGTGGCGTAAAAGATGTGCGTGAAGTAATAGAAAAGGCAAAAAAAAGTGATGGTTTGTTTACTACTAAAAATCCCATCTTGTTTATTGATGAAATTCATCGTTTCAGCAAATCACAGCAGGATTCTCTTTTAGGCGCCGTAGAAAAAGGATGGGTCACTTTAATTGGCGCTACGACAGAAAATCCGAGTTTTGAAGTGATCTCTGCCCTACTTTCTCGTTGCCAGGTTTATATTTTAAAACCTTTTAGTAAGGAAGATCTGGTAGCACTTTTGGAAAGAGCGATGCGGGAAGATAAAATTATCGCCTCAAAAAATATAAAACTAAAGGAAACCGAAGCATTATTGCGTTTAAGCGGCGGCGATGCCCGAAAATTACTTAATATTTTTGAACTTTTAGTTACTTCTTCCCAGGGTAACGTTGAAATTACTAATGAATTGGTCTTTAACAGCGTTCAGCAAAATACGGTACTTTATGATAAAGCCGGCGAACAGCATTACGACATCATTTCAGCATTTATTAAATCTATTCGTGGGAGTGATCCCAACGCTTCAGTTTACTGGCTCGCAAGAATGATTGAAGGTGGCGAAGATGTAAAATTTATTGCCCGCAGATTATTAATTTTAGCTAGTGAAGATATCGGAAACGCGAATCCAACTGCATTGGTTATCGCAAATAATACGTTCCAGGCGGTAACAACAATCGGTTTTCCCGAAGCTCGAATAGTATTAAGTCAATGTGTTACTTACCTGGCAACTTCCCCAAAAAGCAACGCTGCCTATATGGCGATTAACCAGGCACAAAGCGCTGTAAAGCAAACCGGAAATTTATCGGTGCCGCTTTCCATTCGGAATGCCCCAACTAAACTAATGAAAGATATTGGCTACGGAAAAGATTATAAATATGCCCATAACCACGAAAACAATTTTGTTGAGGCTGAATTTCTACCCGATGAATTAAAGAGCACAAAGTTTTATGATCCCGGAAATAATCCTCGGGAAAATGCGCAGCGGGAATTTCTTAAAAAACGCTGGAAAACCAAGTATAATTATTGA
- a CDS encoding YjjG family noncanonical pyrimidine nucleotidase — protein sequence MKLSNISHIFFDLDHTLWDFDRNSALAFERVFKFRKIPLEINDFLKIYMPVNFKYWERYRNDEVTKEALRYGRLKDSFDLLKFEADKDLIDNIAIDYIEYLPDHNFLLDGSKEVLDYLHKTYELHIITNGFEEVQHKKLTNSGISKYFTTITTSEEAGVKKPNKLIFEAALQKSSALAENSIMIGDNYEADCTGAKNCGIKPIFFDYYGNKENIGVIHIKTLNELKTYL from the coding sequence ATGAAATTAAGTAATATAAGTCATATTTTCTTCGATTTAGACCATACTTTATGGGATTTTGACAGGAATTCTGCCCTGGCTTTTGAACGTGTTTTTAAATTCAGAAAAATTCCCCTGGAAATAAACGATTTTCTCAAAATCTATATGCCGGTAAACTTTAAATACTGGGAACGCTATAGAAATGATGAAGTCACAAAAGAAGCTCTGCGCTACGGCCGTCTAAAAGATAGTTTTGATCTTTTAAAATTTGAAGCCGATAAGGATTTAATAGATAATATTGCCATAGATTATATAGAATATCTGCCCGATCATAATTTTCTTTTAGATGGCAGTAAAGAAGTGCTGGATTATCTTCATAAAACTTATGAGTTACATATTATCACAAACGGTTTTGAAGAAGTACAGCATAAAAAACTTACTAATTCCGGCATAAGTAAGTATTTTACTACAATCACTACTTCTGAGGAAGCAGGGGTGAAAAAACCTAATAAATTAATCTTTGAAGCAGCACTCCAAAAATCTTCAGCTTTAGCCGAAAACAGTATTATGATTGGGGATAATTATGAAGCCGATTGTACCGGCGCTAAAAATTGTGGCATAAAACCTATCTTCTTTGACTACTACGGGAATAAAGAAAACATCGGTGTAATACATATTAAAACGTTAAATGAACTAAAGACCTATTTGTAA
- a CDS encoding polysaccharide deacetylase family protein, with product MLLIYTQKISPRIVYIFKHICTNVLGISIKFTTKIEEFIAHEGMKLSYGKQALGNELFVQKVDLLLEQGLNEVEIKVQPWGDNYCFFPVSENSALPFDIFAASFFLLSRYEEYLPHVKDDLGRFPASESVGFQEGFLNTPVVDIWAYKFKEILQERFPEISLTNREFHTRAVIAVEHVFNFQNKGFLRSLAGMHLDIIKLQFNKVLDRIQVVMRVKKDPINIFEDLIAFIKEYKVPLLFMFQLSDFSIYDRNINYNRNPYRSIIKYVGDYAKVGLMPGYFALENFKILRKEKLRMENTVHTPLDSVINVKYNLNIPEFYNFLSELEIPQDYSMGYPETAGFRAGTCSPFLFYDINTESTLALKIHPYVFNSNIVEHTDFEQLTSDIGKMLSEVKKVGGSFKAIFKNQDFSEYSNYQAYYAVLKQIYEIK from the coding sequence ATGCTACTAATTTATACCCAGAAAATCTCCCCGCGAATAGTTTACATTTTTAAACATATTTGCACCAATGTTCTGGGGATTTCCATAAAATTTACTACAAAAATTGAAGAATTTATTGCTCACGAAGGGATGAAACTTTCTTACGGAAAACAAGCCCTGGGAAACGAATTATTTGTGCAAAAAGTAGATCTTTTACTTGAGCAGGGTTTAAACGAAGTAGAAATAAAAGTTCAGCCCTGGGGTGATAATTATTGCTTCTTCCCGGTTTCAGAAAATAGTGCTTTGCCTTTTGATATTTTTGCTGCTTCTTTCTTTTTACTGAGTAGGTATGAGGAATATTTACCGCACGTAAAAGATGATTTAGGACGTTTTCCCGCTTCAGAAAGTGTGGGGTTTCAGGAAGGATTTTTAAATACTCCTGTTGTAGATATTTGGGCTTATAAATTTAAAGAAATTCTGCAGGAAAGATTTCCTGAAATCTCCCTAACCAACCGGGAATTTCATACCAGGGCAGTAATTGCGGTAGAACACGTTTTTAATTTTCAGAATAAAGGATTTTTGCGCAGTTTGGCGGGAATGCATTTAGATATTATAAAACTCCAGTTTAATAAAGTTTTAGATCGTATTCAGGTAGTTATGCGCGTAAAAAAAGATCCTATAAATATTTTTGAGGATCTAATTGCTTTTATAAAAGAGTACAAAGTTCCTTTACTATTTATGTTCCAGTTAAGCGATTTTTCTATTTACGATCGCAATATTAATTACAACCGAAATCCCTATCGCTCTATTATAAAATATGTGGGAGATTATGCTAAAGTGGGTTTAATGCCTGGATATTTTGCGCTCGAAAATTTTAAAATCCTGCGGAAAGAAAAGCTGAGAATGGAAAATACAGTGCATACACCGCTAGATAGTGTAATAAACGTAAAATATAATTTGAATATCCCTGAATTTTATAATTTCCTGTCAGAGCTGGAAATTCCGCAGGATTATTCTATGGGATATCCTGAAACTGCTGGTTTTAGAGCTGGAACCTGCAGCCCATTTTTGTTTTACGATATTAATACCGAATCTACCCTGGCTTTAAAAATTCATCCGTATGTATTTAATTCAAATATCGTTGAACATACAGATTTTGAACAATTAACCAGCGATATTGGAAAAATGCTTAGCGAAGTAAAAAAAGTAGGAGGAAGTTTTAAAGCTATTTTTAAAAATCAGGATTTTTCTGAATATTCTAATTATCAGGCTTATTACGCAGTGTTAAAACAGATTTATGAAATTAAGTAA
- a CDS encoding DUF5723 family protein, with translation MMWRLIVLFLIISGTIVAQNKPLLFNVDDLPQTLMSNPGAQINFTGHIGIPFFSQIHLSAGSTGADLYDIFADDGTNINIRIQETMRNMDSRDYFSVNQQLEIFSMGWKIDSKNYLSTGIYQEMDVFSYFPKDPAILANEGNNDYLNEPFYFDDVSFTGEIMTVYHLGINHKFDNRLTVGARAKLYSSIFNAESTGNTGRFTTSTTPDGRNVYNHEVVDMNVLINTSGFAPLKEEEGMTVEQATAELLSRSFFGGNVGFGLDLGASYILHDQFILSGSVQDLGAVFQRKEVENYRYFGAYETSGLEPLFPDLDENDEALPYWDDFEDEVDRNLRDQTTNESYTTWRPIKANFAMEYGFGPAFLPCHYLSVKKVRYMNLLGMQLSGVKRPKGFVYSFTTYWDRKINDNQRFKVSYSLDDYSLTNIGLMYTRTFNKFNVYLAANNLLAFPNLAKAHSASLQLGMQLIFND, from the coding sequence ATGATGTGGAGACTTATAGTATTGTTTTTAATTATTTCTGGAACGATTGTGGCCCAAAACAAACCCTTGCTGTTTAATGTAGACGATTTACCACAAACTTTAATGAGCAATCCCGGGGCTCAAATAAATTTTACCGGCCATATTGGAATCCCGTTTTTTTCCCAAATTCATCTTTCAGCCGGTTCTACGGGAGCTGATCTTTATGATATTTTTGCCGATGATGGTACAAATATTAATATCCGAATTCAGGAAACCATGCGCAATATGGATTCGAGAGATTATTTTTCGGTAAATCAGCAATTAGAAATATTCTCTATGGGCTGGAAAATAGATAGCAAGAATTACCTGTCTACCGGTATTTACCAGGAGATGGATGTATTTTCTTATTTCCCAAAAGATCCTGCGATACTCGCCAACGAAGGAAATAACGATTATTTAAATGAACCTTTCTACTTTGACGATGTCTCTTTTACCGGAGAAATAATGACTGTTTATCATCTTGGTATCAACCATAAATTTGATAACCGACTTACAGTAGGCGCAAGAGCGAAATTATATTCCAGTATTTTTAATGCCGAAAGCACAGGCAATACGGGGAGATTTACTACCTCTACCACTCCCGATGGGAGGAATGTCTATAATCACGAAGTTGTAGATATGAATGTTTTAATTAATACATCGGGCTTCGCTCCTTTAAAGGAAGAGGAAGGAATGACGGTTGAACAAGCTACAGCCGAATTGTTAAGTCGGTCTTTCTTTGGTGGTAATGTGGGTTTCGGGCTGGATTTGGGGGCTTCTTATATTCTTCACGACCAGTTTATACTTTCGGGTTCTGTACAGGATCTGGGGGCTGTTTTTCAGCGTAAGGAAGTTGAAAATTACAGGTATTTTGGAGCTTATGAAACCAGTGGTTTGGAGCCGCTATTTCCCGATTTGGACGAAAACGATGAAGCATTACCTTATTGGGATGATTTTGAAGACGAAGTAGATAGAAACCTTAGAGACCAAACTACCAACGAATCTTACACCACCTGGCGGCCAATAAAGGCCAACTTTGCAATGGAATACGGTTTTGGTCCGGCATTTTTGCCCTGTCATTATCTAAGTGTAAAAAAAGTAAGGTATATGAATTTGCTGGGAATGCAGCTTAGTGGCGTAAAAAGACCCAAAGGATTCGTGTACTCCTTCACTACATATTGGGATAGAAAAATCAATGATAATCAGCGTTTTAAAGTGTCTTATTCTTTAGATGATTATTCTTTAACTAATATTGGCTTGATGTATACAAGAACTTTTAATAAATTTAATGTATATCTGGCAGCCAATAATTTGCTGGCTTTCCCTAATTTGGCAAAAGCTCACAGTGCCTCCCTCCAACTGGGAATGCAACTTATTTTTAATGATTAA
- a CDS encoding SusD/RagB family nutrient-binding outer membrane lipoprotein has protein sequence MKKYIVALTALVTLWSCQSDEQYEDLNRDPKNPTQVASDFLFTAATVSLSDNMASPNVNDGLYRFLAQYFTTTTYVDETNYNFTARTNPDNVWSEIYRDVILDIQDAKAIVEANGELEQAEKDARMGQLEVIEVYAWHVLVDSFGDIPYSQAGKADEFPLPAYDDDMVIYEDLISRLDNVGTMLSAGQGYVGADVVYGGDMSKWMMFANSLKLRLGMRISDANPGLSQSTVESAVTDGVFMANADNATVEYQGNDPYGNPLWEDLVLSGRSDFLAANTIVDYMNDLNDPRRMVYFDENIEGYNGGIYGGLNNFSSFTQIGDPFLQPTREGILLDYAEVRFNQSRAAELGYNVPGDAETHYNAAITASMEYWGITDEAAISSYLSQGDVAYDGSEEQFATQYWIAMFDNPFQGWSVWRKYDAPELNIPSEFETEVPLRYTYPVDETNLNETNYEAAAEAIGGDSAQTPIFWDVQ, from the coding sequence ATGAAGAAATATATTGTAGCGCTAACAGCACTCGTAACACTATGGTCTTGCCAGAGTGACGAGCAATATGAGGATCTTAACAGAGATCCCAAAAACCCTACGCAGGTTGCTTCTGATTTCTTATTTACCGCAGCAACGGTAAGTTTATCAGATAATATGGCATCGCCTAACGTAAATGATGGATTGTACAGGTTTCTTGCGCAGTACTTTACTACAACCACGTATGTAGATGAGACAAATTATAACTTTACTGCAAGAACAAATCCAGATAATGTATGGTCAGAAATCTATAGAGATGTAATTCTTGACATTCAGGATGCAAAAGCAATTGTTGAAGCAAATGGCGAACTTGAACAAGCGGAAAAAGATGCTCGCATGGGGCAATTAGAAGTAATTGAAGTTTATGCGTGGCACGTACTTGTAGATAGTTTTGGAGATATTCCTTACTCTCAAGCAGGGAAGGCTGACGAATTTCCATTACCCGCTTATGATGATGATATGGTGATTTACGAAGATCTAATCTCTAGATTAGACAACGTAGGCACAATGTTATCTGCAGGACAGGGATACGTTGGCGCCGATGTTGTTTACGGTGGAGATATGAGCAAATGGATGATGTTCGCTAACTCTCTTAAATTGAGATTAGGTATGAGAATTTCAGATGCTAATCCAGGTCTTTCGCAATCAACTGTAGAATCCGCAGTTACAGATGGTGTATTTATGGCTAATGCCGATAATGCTACTGTTGAATACCAGGGTAACGATCCTTATGGTAACCCACTTTGGGAAGATCTTGTACTTAGTGGACGTTCTGACTTCCTGGCTGCTAATACCATCGTAGATTATATGAATGATCTTAATGATCCAAGAAGAATGGTCTATTTTGATGAAAACATTGAAGGATATAATGGAGGTATCTACGGAGGACTTAACAATTTTAGCTCATTTACCCAAATTGGTGATCCATTTTTACAGCCAACTCGTGAAGGTATCTTATTAGACTATGCTGAAGTTCGCTTCAACCAGTCTAGAGCTGCCGAACTTGGTTATAACGTACCTGGTGATGCTGAAACTCATTACAACGCTGCAATCACTGCTTCTATGGAATACTGGGGAATAACTGATGAAGCTGCAATTTCATCTTACCTTTCTCAGGGTGATGTAGCATATGATGGTTCTGAAGAGCAATTTGCTACTCAGTACTGGATCGCTATGTTTGACAATCCTTTCCAGGGATGGTCAGTATGGAGAAAATATGATGCTCCAGAATTAAACATTCCTTCGGAATTTGAAACTGAAGTACCATTAAGATATACTTATCCAGTAGATGAGACTAACCTTAATGAAACCAATTACGAGGCAGCTGCCGAGGCAATTGGAGGTGACTCTGCTCAAACTCCTATTTTCTGGGATGTTCAGTAA
- a CDS encoding SPOR domain-containing protein — protein MKRIIFILTFFIGTIPMLAQDLNQYKYVIVPEEFEFSKEKNQFQLNALTKFLFEKYGFETLMRSEEKPSDLQEDYCLGLNAKVKDNSGLFVTKLVVQLEDCRGKVVFESKEGRSREKEFKAAHHEALRDAFSNVEELNYSFKPGEVSAATPASDKEPQAAENAEVAQTKPETRAPEASEDVETSATAPAEQAEPAEVVVENPMLDTDSAKELNFKKDGIAYFLEKSDSGYSFFQENSQEPFAVLAKSGDADSYIYKSLTRQGVAYFNPNGDLVVEYLNQENKSVKLVYKASANQ, from the coding sequence ATGAAAAGAATAATTTTTATACTCACTTTTTTTATTGGTACAATTCCAATGCTCGCGCAAGATCTCAATCAATATAAATACGTGATAGTTCCTGAAGAGTTTGAGTTTTCAAAAGAAAAGAATCAATTTCAGTTAAACGCGCTTACTAAATTTCTCTTTGAAAAATATGGATTTGAGACATTAATGAGGAGTGAAGAAAAACCTTCAGATCTTCAGGAGGATTATTGCTTAGGCCTTAACGCTAAAGTGAAAGATAATTCGGGCTTATTTGTTACCAAACTGGTAGTTCAGTTAGAAGATTGCCGGGGCAAAGTTGTTTTTGAATCTAAAGAGGGGAGAAGTAGGGAAAAAGAATTTAAAGCTGCCCATCACGAGGCTTTGAGAGATGCATTTAGTAATGTTGAAGAATTGAATTACAGTTTTAAGCCCGGCGAAGTTTCGGCTGCTACTCCTGCAAGTGATAAAGAACCACAAGCTGCCGAAAATGCCGAAGTGGCACAAACTAAACCAGAAACCAGGGCTCCTGAAGCTTCTGAAGACGTGGAAACTTCGGCAACAGCTCCCGCCGAACAAGCTGAACCTGCTGAAGTAGTGGTAGAAAACCCTATGCTAGATACTGATTCAGCAAAAGAATTGAATTTTAAAAAGGACGGTATTGCTTATTTTCTCGAAAAATCTGATTCTGGATATTCATTTTTTCAGGAAAATTCCCAGGAACCTTTTGCGGTTTTAGCTAAATCTGGAGATGCAGATAGCTATATCTATAAATCTCTTACCCGCCAGGGCGTAGCCTATTTTAATCCAAATGGTGATTTGGTGGTAGAGTATTTAAACCAGGAAAATAAATCTGTAAAGCTTGTTTATAAAGCTTCGGCCAATCAATAA
- the rlmB gene encoding 23S rRNA (guanosine(2251)-2'-O)-methyltransferase RlmB — protein MEETTRIFGIRAVIEAIQGGKSIDKVYIQKGLSGPLFQELNHLIQKGSYNISFVPEEKLYKLSKGNHQGVVATISPIKFGNLEETIEKILTEKTTPLFLLLDQITDVRNFGAIIRTAECTGVDAIIIPEKGGAPLNADTVKTSAGGVFNLPIVKVNHIKDAVFYLQSSGVQIVAATEKTDDTVYDVDFNQASAIVMGNEAKGVSNSILKSVDKKAKLPMFGKIESLNVSVACGVFLYEAIRQRQTS, from the coding sequence ATGGAAGAAACTACACGTATTTTTGGAATTAGAGCGGTTATTGAAGCAATTCAGGGAGGAAAGAGTATAGATAAGGTTTATATTCAAAAAGGCCTCTCAGGCCCTTTATTTCAGGAATTGAATCATCTTATCCAAAAAGGCAGTTATAATATTTCCTTTGTGCCAGAAGAAAAACTTTATAAACTTTCCAAAGGAAATCACCAGGGTGTGGTAGCAACAATTTCTCCAATTAAATTTGGAAACCTTGAAGAAACAATTGAAAAAATTCTTACAGAAAAAACCACTCCCCTTTTCCTTCTTTTAGATCAAATTACCGATGTCCGTAATTTTGGAGCTATTATTAGAACCGCAGAATGCACCGGAGTTGACGCCATAATTATTCCTGAAAAAGGTGGTGCTCCTTTAAATGCCGATACCGTTAAAACTTCGGCTGGCGGAGTTTTTAACCTCCCTATTGTAAAAGTGAATCATATAAAAGATGCCGTTTTCTACCTCCAATCTTCGGGAGTGCAAATTGTGGCTGCTACCGAGAAAACCGATGATACTGTTTACGATGTAGATTTCAACCAGGCTTCAGCTATTGTGATGGGAAACGAAGCCAAAGGAGTTTCCAATTCAATTTTAAAAAGTGTAGATAAGAAGGCCAAACTTCCTATGTTTGGGAAAATTGAATCCTTAAATGTTTCCGTGGCCTGTGGTGTATTTTTATATGAAGCGATAAGGCAGCGGCAAACTTCTTAG
- a CDS encoding rhomboid family intramembrane serine protease encodes MKQSNPFVFTTGVLGYPILFVLLIWIVFWFEIRFGISFNNFGVRPGEVKGLRGILFSPFIHGDIKHLFNNTIPLFVLSMSLFYFYRKISWPVLIIGLLLTGILTWSIGRPANHIGASGIIYMLATFLFFKGIFSKYYRLVALSLIVVFLYGGMLWYVTPINPEISWEGHLSGLISGFALSVIYRKNSIKSPKYEWEKPEYSEKEDLFMQHFDENGNFIERRFETNEEEEEPEDESGITYRYFYKKSESKSKE; translated from the coding sequence TTGAAACAGTCTAATCCATTTGTTTTTACTACCGGCGTCCTGGGATATCCCATCCTCTTTGTGCTGCTTATTTGGATAGTTTTTTGGTTTGAAATTCGCTTTGGGATTAGTTTTAACAATTTTGGCGTACGCCCGGGAGAAGTAAAAGGTTTGCGAGGTATTTTATTTTCGCCATTTATTCACGGTGATATAAAACATTTGTTCAATAATACCATCCCACTTTTTGTGCTTTCCATGTCGCTTTTTTATTTCTACAGAAAGATTAGCTGGCCGGTTCTAATTATTGGTTTACTTCTTACAGGCATTCTAACCTGGAGCATTGGGCGGCCTGCGAACCATATTGGGGCAAGTGGTATAATTTACATGCTTGCTACTTTCTTATTTTTTAAAGGAATTTTTTCGAAATATTATAGGTTGGTTGCGCTTTCTTTAATCGTGGTTTTTCTTTACGGCGGAATGTTATGGTATGTTACTCCAATTAATCCTGAAATTTCCTGGGAAGGGCATCTTTCGGGATTAATTTCGGGTTTCGCATTATCTGTTATTTATAGAAAGAATTCTATTAAAAGTCCTAAATACGAATGGGAAAAACCTGAATACAGCGAAAAGGAAGATTTATTTATGCAGCATTTTGATGAAAATGGAAATTTTATTGAAAGACGCTTTGAAACAAATGAAGAAGAAGAAGAGCCTGAAGATGAATCAGGAATAACTTATCGCTATTTCTATAAGAAATCAGAATCTAAGAGTAAGGAATAA